The Changchengzhania lutea genomic sequence TTTTGGTGCCAAGGTCTTATATCCACCAACGGTACAACCTGTGTTGGATTTAAACATTCCAATTCATATTAAAAACACCTTAGATCCAGAAGCAGTTGGCACTGTAATCTCTAATGATAAAAGTCCATCTGCAACACCCGTAAAAGGCATTAGTAATATTGGAAATATTGCGCTTTTAACTTTAGAGGGAAGCGGCATGGTTGGAATTCCTGGGTTTTCCAAACGTTTATTTGAAACCTTATCACAAGAAAAAATTAATGTGATTTTAATAACACAGGCTTCGTCAGAGCATTCTATATGCTTAGGTATTGAAGATCGAGATTCCGAAAACGCTAAAACAGCTATTGATGCTACATTTGAAAACGAAATAGCATTACATAAGATAAATCCGATAATCGTTGAGACAAACTTATCTATTATTGCGCTGGTTGGTGATAACATGAAGAATCATCAGGGAATTAGCGGGAAAATGTTTAGTACATTAGGCAAAAACAATATCAATATAAGAGCCATAGCACAAGGCGCTTCAGAAAAAAACATATCAGCAGTTATTGACGAGAAAGATGTCAAAAAAGCACTGAATACCCTTCACGAACAATTTTTTGAAAGCAAGACCAAACAACTCAATATTTTTATCACGGGTGTTGGAAATGTAGGGGAGCGTCTTGTGGAGCAAATAAAACAGCAAAAGCATTTTTTAAAGGATAATTTAAAAATCAACCTGAGAGTTGTAGGGCTCTCAAATTCCAGAAGTATGGCTTTTAATGAGGATGGTATTGATCTTAAGACTTGGAAAGAAGCCCTTTTAAAAGGAGAAAAAGCAACCTTGCCTGGTTTCTTTGAACAAGTCAAAACCCTTAATTTGCGAAACAGTATTTTTGTCGATATTACCGCTAATAGAGATGTTGCTAATTTATACCCAGACTATTTGCGACAAAGTATTGGCGTGGTGGCTTGCAATAAAATTGCCTGTTCTAGTAATTATGACACCTATAGTTTATTAAAGAGACTCTCTTTAAAATACAATGCGCCTTTTTTGTTTGAAACCAATGTAGGTGCAGGGTTGCCTATTATTGACACGCTCAATAATTTAATCGCTTCTGGCGATAAGGTAACCTCTATTGAAGCGGTGTTATCCGGGAGTCTAAATTTTGTTTTTAACAATTTTGATGCGCATACTAAATTTCATGATGTCGTTAAACAGGCGCAAGCAGAAGGTTATACCGAACCTGATCCAAGAATAGATTTGAGCGGCGTTGATGTGGCTAGAAAAATTCTGATATTGGCTCGTGAAAGCGGTGTTAAAATGAATTTAGAAGATATCGATAATGACTCTTTTTTAACTGAATCTAATTTAAAGAGTGATACGGTTGATGATTTTTATAAAACCTTAATTGATGATGAAGCTCATTTTCAAAACTTATATGCTTCAGCAAACGCCAAGGATTGTCAGTTAAAATATGTAGCGCAATATCATAATGGAAAAGCCAGTGTAGGCTTAAAGGAGATTCCGCAAGGCCACCCTTTTTACAATCTAGAAGGCAAGGACAATATTGTTATGTTCTATACCCAACGTTACCCAGAGCAACCCATGATTATTAAAGGTGCTGGAGCAGGTGCCGATGTGACGGCTTCAGGACTTTTCGCAGATATTATAAGAATTGGAAATGATTGATTCAGTATTTAGTAAACAGTCGCAGTGACAGTCTTTAGTTGGCAGTCGCTTATATGAGGTCATTAGTAGGAGAGAAACGAATGACGTGGCAATCTTTTCAAAACAAACAGATTGCCAAGTCGTACCTCCTCGCAACGACGGAAAAACTATCAAATGAAAAACGAAATAAAAATATTTTCACCTGCAACCGTAGCCAATGTCGCTTGTGGTTTTGATGTTTTAGGCTTTTGCTTAGATACTATTGGTGATGAAATGGTCATTAGGAAAACTTCTAAAAAAGGTATTTATATTACCAAAATAAAAGGCTTTGATTTGCCCTATGAAGCCGAACTTAATGTTGCTGGCGTTTCGGCATTAGCCATGTATGACACGCTCGATATAGATTTTGGTTTTGAAATAGAAATTTATAAACACATAAAACCAGGAAGTGGCATAGGTAGTAGTGCTGCTAGTGCTGTAGGCAGTGTTTTTGGTATGAATGAATTGTTGGGAAAACCATTCAATAAAACCCAATTGACTGAATTTGCCATTAAAGGCGAAGCCGTGGCGAGTAAATGCGAGCATGCCGATAATTTGGCACCCGCCATTTTTGGTGGTTTTACCTTAGTGAAAAGCGTGTCTCCTTTAGACATATTAGAAATTCCAACACCAATGGATTTGTATACCACAATCATTCATCCGCAGATAGAAATCAAAACCTCGGAATCAAGGGCGCTTTTACCAAAAGATGTTCCGTTACGTGACGCTATTACCCAATGGGCCAATTTTGGAAGTCTGATCCATGCCTTGCACATGAGTGATTATGAACTCATAAAAAAATCAATACGTGACGTCATCATTGAACCTCAAAGAAGCAAGCTCATTCCCAAGTTTGATGAAGTGAAATCTGCTGCAATAAAAGCAGGCGCTT encodes the following:
- the thrA gene encoding bifunctional aspartate kinase/homoserine dehydrogenase I, encoding MKVLKFGGTSVGSSKNIQKVINILEDYSKTQPVICVVSAVGGVTDKLLLAGKQAQNKDKGYKDTFEAISTIHSTIITELNSNNSDSINQEVNKHLAALKSLLDGIYLINELSPKTSDKLVSFGEILSSFIIAETMINQGLSAQRKNSQELIVTNSNFTKAEVYYDLTNKNIKDYFETASQQITILPGFISKSKLGEQTTLGRGGSDFTAAIIAAALNVEQLEIWTDVSGMFTTNPKLVKQAYPIDKISYQEAMELSHFGAKVLYPPTVQPVLDLNIPIHIKNTLDPEAVGTVISNDKSPSATPVKGISNIGNIALLTLEGSGMVGIPGFSKRLFETLSQEKINVILITQASSEHSICLGIEDRDSENAKTAIDATFENEIALHKINPIIVETNLSIIALVGDNMKNHQGISGKMFSTLGKNNINIRAIAQGASEKNISAVIDEKDVKKALNTLHEQFFESKTKQLNIFITGVGNVGERLVEQIKQQKHFLKDNLKINLRVVGLSNSRSMAFNEDGIDLKTWKEALLKGEKATLPGFFEQVKTLNLRNSIFVDITANRDVANLYPDYLRQSIGVVACNKIACSSNYDTYSLLKRLSLKYNAPFLFETNVGAGLPIIDTLNNLIASGDKVTSIEAVLSGSLNFVFNNFDAHTKFHDVVKQAQAEGYTEPDPRIDLSGVDVARKILILARESGVKMNLEDIDNDSFLTESNLKSDTVDDFYKTLIDDEAHFQNLYASANAKDCQLKYVAQYHNGKASVGLKEIPQGHPFYNLEGKDNIVMFYTQRYPEQPMIIKGAGAGADVTASGLFADIIRIGND
- a CDS encoding homoserine kinase — translated: MKNEIKIFSPATVANVACGFDVLGFCLDTIGDEMVIRKTSKKGIYITKIKGFDLPYEAELNVAGVSALAMYDTLDIDFGFEIEIYKHIKPGSGIGSSAASAVGSVFGMNELLGKPFNKTQLTEFAIKGEAVASKCEHADNLAPAIFGGFTLVKSVSPLDILEIPTPMDLYTTIIHPQIEIKTSESRALLPKDVPLRDAITQWANFGSLIHALHMSDYELIKKSIRDVIIEPQRSKLIPKFDEVKSAAIKAGALGCSISGSGPSIFSLSKGLETANKVKDAMQSVYSKLGIEFDIHVSKINVDGIKIL